In one window of Methanobrevibacter sp. DNA:
- a CDS encoding sodium-dependent transporter, translated as MTETKKSEWNSNLAFMMAMIGSAVGLGNIWRFPNVLYSNGGGSFMIPYIVSLFLLGISFVLVEYAVGFKFKKSIARILFSVSKKLEPVAWFILLIVFLITTYYVCVVGWDFIYIILSLTKAWGANPDLYFANNVLHATDSMSGLFTIVPNVLVSVFIIWFLAWFIIKRDLNDGIGNVSKILLPLLCAIVVIIVAFSLTLPGASVGYTQIFTPDWSALTNLDVWLAAFGQIVFSLSLGMAIAMTYASYLPEGSKLVDNAIIVAFSNSGFEVFNSIGIFSILGFMTVTSGIPFNELVTEGTGLAFVVFPQVFNTMGGAAYIIGPLFFLCILFAGITSVIALLEGVCYSISEKFLIERKKTATVVCIIGFLISCIFATGAGSTILGIFDVYLNNFALLFAILLECIIFGWVYKFDDLIETLNNNSSIKVGKTWKAVIKYILPICIFGLWAQGVYSTIFTADGLSRTVMLILTILLIVIPFIFAKLPAINKEYYNV; from the coding sequence ATGACAGAGACAAAAAAATCAGAATGGAATAGTAATCTTGCATTTATGATGGCAATGATTGGTTCTGCTGTAGGTCTTGGAAACATTTGGCGTTTCCCAAATGTATTATACTCAAACGGTGGAGGATCATTCATGATTCCATACATCGTTTCATTATTCTTACTTGGTATTTCATTTGTTCTAGTAGAATACGCAGTAGGATTTAAGTTCAAAAAGTCAATTGCAAGAATTCTATTTTCAGTTAGTAAAAAATTAGAGCCAGTAGCATGGTTCATATTGTTAATCGTATTTTTAATCACAACATATTATGTTTGTGTTGTTGGATGGGATTTTATATACATTATACTAAGTTTAACAAAAGCATGGGGAGCTAATCCTGACTTATACTTTGCAAACAACGTATTGCATGCAACTGATTCAATGTCTGGACTGTTCACCATTGTTCCGAATGTTCTTGTATCCGTATTTATAATTTGGTTTTTAGCATGGTTCATTATCAAAAGAGACTTGAATGACGGAATCGGTAATGTAAGTAAAATATTACTTCCATTATTATGCGCAATCGTTGTAATTATCGTTGCATTCTCTTTGACTTTGCCGGGAGCTTCAGTTGGTTATACTCAAATTTTCACACCGGATTGGTCTGCATTAACTAATCTTGATGTATGGCTGGCCGCATTTGGACAAATTGTATTCTCATTAAGTTTAGGTATGGCAATTGCAATGACATATGCAAGCTACCTGCCTGAAGGTTCAAAACTGGTGGACAATGCAATAATCGTTGCATTTTCAAACTCCGGATTTGAAGTATTTAACTCCATTGGAATATTCTCCATTTTAGGATTCATGACAGTGACCAGCGGAATTCCTTTTAATGAGCTTGTAACTGAAGGAACAGGTTTAGCATTTGTTGTTTTCCCACAAGTATTCAATACAATGGGAGGAGCAGCATACATTATAGGACCGTTATTCTTCTTATGTATCCTATTTGCGGGAATCACATCAGTTATTGCACTTCTTGAAGGAGTATGTTACTCAATTTCAGAAAAATTCCTCATTGAACGTAAAAAGACAGCGACAGTAGTGTGTATTATTGGATTCTTAATTTCATGCATCTTTGCAACAGGTGCTGGAAGTACAATTTTAGGAATATTCGATGTATACTTGAATAATTTCGCATTGTTATTCGCAATACTTCTCGAATGTATAATCTTTGGTTGGGTTTACAAATTTGATGACTTGATTGAAACACTAAACAACAACTCATCAATTAAAGTTGGTAAAACCTGGAAAGCAGTAATCAAATACATATTGCCAATATGTATCTTCGGTCTTTGGGCTCAAGGAGTCTACTCCACAATTTTCACTGCAGACGGATTAAGCAGAACAGTAATGTTAATATTAACAATACTTCTAATTGTTATTCCGTTCATCTTTGCGAAATTGCCTGCTATCAACAAAGAGTACTACAACGTGTAA
- the cas4 gene encoding CRISPR-associated protein Cas4 produces the protein MIKVSSIKQYMYCPMKLYLQTHVDKHENKDYQLAVEIKKLKIDIQDLIKKNMRKVKKEMVLSEIESVLSDNIDPYIKSTTNAIKSMNLGLEASKINEIIDNAYFSIKITALKIKQSMTILDKNAFEIIDMFFPNCMYSYLIKDDSLDIIGTCDKIEIIDGKYYPVLLKNGNPPLKGVWKTDSIELVSNAILIEEEFATDVYVGFVDYEKIGDRRPVVMDVDLRKSYFDTLREVKEIIENKKMPDVKKSSKKCEKCEYNEICFKNG, from the coding sequence ATGATAAAAGTTTCTTCTATTAAACAATATATGTACTGTCCCATGAAGCTATATCTCCAAACTCATGTGGACAAACATGAAAATAAAGATTACCAACTGGCAGTTGAAATAAAAAAGCTTAAAATTGACATTCAGGATTTGATTAAGAAAAACATGCGCAAAGTCAAAAAGGAAATGGTGCTTAGTGAAATTGAAAGCGTTTTATCAGATAACATTGATCCCTACATTAAAAGCACAACAAACGCAATAAAATCCATGAATTTAGGACTTGAAGCATCAAAAATTAATGAGATTATCGATAACGCCTACTTCAGCATAAAAATAACTGCATTAAAAATAAAACAATCCATGACCATACTTGACAAAAATGCATTTGAAATCATAGATATGTTCTTCCCAAATTGCATGTACTCCTACTTAATAAAGGATGATAGCTTAGATATAATCGGAACATGCGACAAGATTGAAATAATTGATGGAAAATACTACCCCGTACTTCTTAAAAATGGAAATCCTCCACTTAAAGGAGTGTGGAAAACCGATTCCATAGAATTAGTTTCAAATGCTATTCTAATCGAAGAAGAATTTGCTACCGATGTATATGTTGGCTTTGTTGATTATGAAAAGATAGGAGACAGAAGACCTGTAGTGATGGATGTTGATTTAAGAAAATCCTATTTTGACACCCTTCGTGAAGTAAAAGAAATTATTGAAAATAAAAAAATGCCTGATGTTAAAAAAAGTTCTAAAAAATGTGAAAAATGCGAGTATAATGAAATATGTTTTAAAAATGGTTAG
- a CDS encoding DUF5612 domain-containing protein: protein MSDYTLTIKTYEKKGVLDDITDVITSHGANISYVHLFVEKNNMGSINLELEHVEDIDELVSDLENIGEVKSVELHGSQLDIYGKRIIIVGGGAQVSQVAMGAITEADRHNIRGERISVDTIPLVGEQPIAEAVEAISRLPRVSVLVLAGSLMGGEITEAVKKVKEESKLIVICLNMPGSVTQYADLIITDPIQAGVLAVMSIADTAVFNIERLGDNIKF, encoded by the coding sequence ATGAGTGATTATACTTTAACAATAAAAACTTACGAGAAAAAAGGAGTTTTGGATGACATTACTGATGTTATCACATCTCATGGTGCTAATATTAGTTATGTTCATCTTTTTGTTGAAAAAAACAATATGGGTTCTATTAACTTAGAGCTTGAGCATGTAGAGGATATTGATGAGTTGGTTTCAGACTTGGAAAATATCGGTGAGGTAAAATCCGTAGAATTGCATGGTTCACAATTGGATATTTATGGAAAACGTATAATCATCGTTGGTGGTGGTGCACAGGTGTCTCAAGTGGCAATGGGTGCTATTACTGAAGCTGATAGGCATAATATACGTGGTGAACGCATTAGTGTTGATACTATTCCATTAGTTGGAGAACAGCCAATTGCTGAAGCTGTTGAAGCGATTTCTAGACTTCCTCGTGTAAGTGTATTGGTATTGGCGGGTTCACTTATGGGTGGAGAAATCACAGAAGCCGTTAAAAAAGTAAAAGAGGAAAGTAAATTAATCGTGATTTGTCTTAATATGCCGGGCAGTGTAACTCAGTACGCCGATTTAATCATAACTGATCCAATTCAGGCGGGTGTCCTTGCGGTAATGTCAATAGCGGATACTGCAGTATTTAATATTGAACGTTTAGGAGACAACATCAAATTTTAA
- a CDS encoding energy-converting hydrogenase B subunit P: MKFVMRPYHMVSLGGYIVEWDFPYRDLIIVNKTSEPIKIEIPVFHEEWIQEHRNLGLEVIPVTKDDNYLSMWKRAHAELDKVRPKNE; encoded by the coding sequence ATGAAATTTGTTATGAGGCCGTATCACATGGTAAGTCTTGGAGGATATATTGTCGAATGGGATTTCCCATACAGAGATCTTATTATTGTAAATAAAACCTCTGAACCAATAAAAATTGAAATACCTGTATTTCATGAGGAATGGATTCAGGAACATAGGAACTTGGGTCTTGAAGTTATTCCAGTTACAAAGGACGATAATTATTTAAGCATGTGGAAAAGAGCGCATGCAGAACTTGATAAAGTAAGGCCAAAAAATGAGTGA
- a CDS encoding respiratory chain complex I subunit 1 family protein, with protein MFSNTIINSVLAVILTVLVCFIVSTFLPGIERKYIHARIQQRIGPKVIAPGIMAPIKFMFKENVEVSSPVSGLYKALPIICFIVVLCVLIALTPEAYKIPALASLVAIVGFLKVEEICYVLMGALSKSVMSVNMPFPDQIKGAVHNNATRSFIEDISAKRSLRMITYGSFPLYLALFAPVTAARSIFLQDIVAFQQANGPFLFTVSGGIAAIVFFIGYMIILNEYPFSIIKAKSDVIEGPYMEYAAKYRAVVFLTRGFFMFVLGAIFSVLFIGVPPTIMSWGIIVNIIVALIFVFMMGIFSAFSPVFTNRQLLPTILGATLLGILSIVLGLL; from the coding sequence ATGTTTTCAAATACTATTATTAATTCAGTTCTTGCAGTAATCCTTACAGTGCTAGTTTGTTTCATAGTATCAACATTCCTTCCGGGAATTGAAAGAAAATACATTCACGCTAGAATTCAACAGAGAATTGGGCCAAAAGTTATTGCTCCGGGAATAATGGCTCCAATCAAATTCATGTTTAAGGAAAATGTTGAAGTCTCATCTCCAGTTTCAGGATTATACAAAGCATTGCCAATTATATGTTTCATTGTGGTTTTATGTGTATTGATTGCACTCACTCCTGAAGCTTATAAAATTCCCGCACTTGCAAGTTTAGTTGCAATTGTCGGATTTTTAAAAGTTGAAGAAATCTGCTATGTGCTTATGGGGGCATTGTCTAAATCTGTAATGTCAGTCAATATGCCTTTCCCTGACCAAATTAAAGGTGCGGTCCACAATAATGCAACTCGTTCATTCATTGAGGATATAAGTGCAAAAAGATCTTTAAGAATGATTACTTACGGTTCATTCCCATTATACTTGGCGTTATTTGCTCCAGTAACTGCTGCAAGAAGCATATTTCTACAGGATATTGTGGCATTTCAGCAAGCAAACGGACCATTCTTATTCACAGTGTCCGGTGGAATCGCCGCTATTGTATTTTTCATTGGTTACATGATTATATTAAATGAATATCCATTTTCTATTATTAAAGCTAAAAGCGATGTAATTGAAGGACCATACATGGAATATGCGGCTAAATACAGAGCAGTTGTATTCTTAACTCGTGGATTTTTCATGTTTGTGCTTGGTGCAATATTTTCAGTGTTATTCATTGGAGTTCCGCCAACAATCATGTCATGGGGAATAATTGTAAATATTATTGTAGCATTAATTTTTGTCTTTATGATGGGAATTTTCTCAGCATTCAGCCCAGTATTTACAAATAGGCAATTGTTACCGACAATTTTAGGCGCTACATTACTTGGAATTTTATCTATTGTACTTGGATTATTATAG
- a CDS encoding nickel-dependent hydrogenase large subunit, translated as MDEKVPRSEIIETEIPLGTVHPAALEPYRVRLFVEDEIVQEAEITIGVNHRGIERIMEGLPVEKANALTEKICGICSNAHIWNSCRTAELGLGIEIPERAKYIRVIMSELERLHSHFLYLAHGCEVLSHETFSMRVFYMREIVMELLAMIGGNRVQYGCSVLGGVRPRCDLDEAKLLRLKNDMNALEEGLTGFVDRFMADSILLSRVTGIGVLPQKQAIELAVTGPTLRATGVARDLRTTMFEYDDFDFNIITQPDGDVKSNLIMRALESFESIKIIRQAIANIPEGKVVNRDWEMFDTELSESYIEVPRGTLYHSYSLESGRVRHCIIRTPSMANIGAMQYACIGDQITDAQLCIVQCDPCFTCTDRAIEIIRR; from the coding sequence ATGGATGAAAAAGTACCAAGAAGCGAAATAATTGAAACTGAAATTCCATTGGGTACAGTTCACCCTGCTGCATTGGAACCATATAGGGTCAGGCTTTTTGTTGAAGATGAGATAGTTCAAGAAGCTGAAATAACTATTGGTGTTAATCATAGGGGAATAGAAAGGATCATGGAAGGACTTCCGGTTGAAAAAGCAAATGCCTTAACTGAAAAAATTTGTGGAATATGTTCAAATGCACATATATGGAATTCATGCAGGACTGCTGAATTAGGTTTAGGTATTGAAATTCCGGAAAGGGCTAAATATATTCGTGTAATCATGAGTGAACTTGAACGTTTGCACTCTCATTTCTTGTATTTGGCACACGGTTGTGAGGTATTGTCTCATGAAACATTTTCAATGAGAGTATTCTATATGAGAGAAATAGTCATGGAATTGCTTGCAATGATTGGGGGAAACCGTGTACAGTATGGTTGCTCTGTTTTAGGTGGAGTAAGGCCAAGATGTGATTTGGATGAAGCTAAACTATTAAGACTTAAGAATGATATGAATGCACTGGAAGAAGGACTTACAGGCTTTGTTGATAGGTTTATGGCAGATTCTATATTGTTATCTAGGGTCACTGGAATAGGAGTCCTACCTCAAAAGCAAGCAATTGAACTTGCTGTTACAGGACCAACTCTCAGGGCGACTGGTGTTGCAAGAGATTTGAGAACAACAATGTTTGAATATGATGACTTTGATTTCAATATTATCACACAGCCTGATGGCGACGTTAAATCAAACTTGATTATGAGGGCATTAGAGTCATTCGAATCAATTAAAATCATAAGACAAGCTATTGCAAACATTCCAGAAGGTAAGGTAGTAAACCGTGACTGGGAAATGTTTGACACAGAACTTAGCGAAAGTTATATTGAAGTTCCAAGGGGAACTTTATATCATTCATATTCCTTGGAAAGTGGAAGGGTAAGACATTGTATTATAAGAACTCCTTCTATGGCAAATATCGGTGCGATGCAATATGCATGTATTGGTGATCAAATAACTGATGCTCAATTATGTATTGTACAATGTGACCCATGTTTCACATGTACTGATAGGGCAATAGAGATTATAAGGAGATAG
- a CDS encoding NADH-quinone oxidoreductase subunit B family protein: MGIKSFSRARAIHIMLVYTGGCNGCDIEIVNSILSPRFDAEQYNVFLTWNPREADVLVVTGPVTHLNRKPLEAIYEAIPNPKLVVAAGSCALMGGVYKNCYGDIPSEEIEGPVENIIPVDAKVPGCAVRPQDVLAGVVSLLPTLLDAD, translated from the coding sequence ATGGGAATTAAATCATTTTCAAGAGCAAGGGCAATACATATCATGTTGGTGTATACCGGTGGATGTAATGGTTGCGACATTGAAATTGTAAATTCAATATTGTCTCCTCGTTTTGACGCTGAACAGTATAATGTGTTTTTAACCTGGAATCCTCGTGAAGCGGATGTGCTTGTTGTCACAGGTCCGGTTACACATTTAAATAGAAAACCATTGGAAGCAATATATGAAGCTATTCCTAATCCGAAATTAGTTGTAGCTGCAGGAAGTTGTGCGCTGATGGGTGGTGTTTATAAGAATTGTTATGGTGACATTCCTTCAGAGGAAATTGAAGGTCCAGTCGAAAATATTATACCTGTTGATGCAAAAGTTCCAGGTTGTGCTGTAAGGCCACAAGATGTTTTAGCTGGAGTTGTATCACTTTTACCTACATTATTGGATGCAGATTAA
- a CDS encoding 4Fe-4S binding protein, with product MSSILRIALEGAFTNFKRIFFAADRVTDMDMRNQIATLSVKVDDRVDEKACIGCAGCANVCPTGAIEMKKLANPVKLTDNWTKDEVPEINLEKCVVCYYCHDFCPVFSLYGEKGTVHPSNVGDQEVDVAEMLDKPFKISDDKLKFIAQYLSDNSVLRNREDGD from the coding sequence ATGAGCAGTATACTAAGAATAGCTTTGGAAGGAGCTTTTACCAACTTTAAAAGAATCTTTTTTGCAGCTGATAGGGTTACAGATATGGACATGCGTAACCAGATAGCAACACTATCCGTTAAAGTCGATGATAGGGTTGATGAAAAGGCATGCATTGGATGTGCTGGTTGTGCTAATGTCTGTCCGACAGGTGCAATTGAGATGAAAAAATTAGCGAATCCAGTTAAATTAACTGATAATTGGACTAAAGATGAAGTACCTGAAATTAATCTTGAAAAATGTGTAGTCTGTTATTATTGTCATGATTTCTGTCCGGTATTTTCACTTTATGGTGAAAAGGGAACAGTTCATCCAAGCAATGTTGGAGATCAGGAAGTTGACGTTGCTGAAATGTTGGACAAGCCATTTAAAATTTCTGACGATAAACTCAAATTCATTGCACAGTACTTATCTGATAATTCAGTGTTAAGAAATAGGGAGGATGGTGATTAG
- a CDS encoding 4Fe-4S binding protein, translated as MFLTLNTGEEKGDCIKTCPTKSIRLVNGIPFSCLTCGICYENCPNHAIFKNSYGGYVVDRAKCNGCGMCMYNCPTNNITIEDGIVYGICSRCGVCAEEHPDSRIDGFELEKDKQITLIKSLNILNPPLDKVPHKSENRVTEVSRSYFGTDTEKCILCGRCEEYCPTGAIHVKVDRDEGICRECRLCADVCPNESMNKHQIVNHSSCTLCLNCLKACPHNAISVDDFKIIINKLNQKATGKIISCLNCGLCADLCENGSLKKDGGKLRYDPTSDTENIAHDVAISHCPVHTLREDEEMFIYDEYDDAELPTLAGFCVSCGKCVQVCDEAYARQFMTQTWDGNVSKDCISCGICVEVCQEDAITLNRGKISVALDKCILCENCAVHCPVDAIPKSTMYKNEIKDGFNFIEQKLCMHCGVCYGICSYDAIEKVDGNYVVNDENCTYCGACKNACPARAFLFERNFKDSIEGI; from the coding sequence ATGTTTTTAACGCTTAATACAGGTGAAGAAAAAGGAGATTGTATTAAAACATGTCCTACAAAATCTATTAGATTGGTTAATGGAATTCCATTCAGCTGTCTTACTTGTGGAATCTGTTATGAAAACTGTCCTAATCATGCAATATTCAAGAATAGCTATGGTGGATATGTTGTAGACAGAGCTAAATGTAATGGCTGTGGAATGTGCATGTACAATTGTCCAACAAACAATATAACCATTGAAGACGGAATCGTTTATGGAATTTGTTCACGTTGCGGAGTATGTGCAGAAGAACATCCTGATTCTCGTATTGATGGTTTTGAACTTGAAAAAGACAAGCAGATTACTTTAATCAAATCATTAAATATTTTGAATCCTCCACTTGATAAAGTGCCTCATAAAAGTGAAAATAGGGTCACTGAGGTTTCAAGGTCCTACTTTGGAACTGATACGGAAAAATGTATTTTATGTGGAAGGTGTGAAGAGTATTGTCCTACAGGTGCAATACATGTTAAAGTAGACAGGGATGAGGGAATTTGTAGAGAATGCAGATTATGTGCGGATGTTTGTCCAAACGAATCTATGAACAAGCATCAAATTGTAAATCATTCCTCATGTACACTTTGTCTTAATTGTTTAAAGGCATGTCCGCACAATGCGATTTCTGTTGATGATTTCAAAATCATAATTAATAAATTAAATCAGAAGGCAACTGGAAAAATCATATCTTGTCTTAACTGTGGATTATGTGCAGATTTATGTGAAAATGGATCACTTAAAAAGGATGGTGGAAAATTAAGATATGATCCAACAAGTGATACAGAAAATATTGCTCATGATGTGGCAATTAGCCATTGTCCAGTTCACACATTGCGTGAAGATGAAGAAATGTTCATCTATGACGAGTATGATGATGCAGAGCTTCCAACACTTGCAGGATTCTGTGTAAGTTGTGGTAAATGTGTGCAAGTTTGTGATGAAGCATATGCACGTCAATTCATGACACAAACATGGGATGGAAATGTCAGCAAGGATTGTATCTCCTGTGGAATTTGTGTTGAAGTATGTCAGGAGGATGCAATCACATTGAACAGAGGAAAAATCTCAGTGGCACTTGACAAGTGTATTTTGTGTGAAAATTGTGCTGTGCATTGTCCGGTTGATGCAATTCCAAAATCAACAATGTATAAAAATGAAATTAAAGACGGATTTAACTTCATTGAACAAAAATTATGTATGCATTGTGGAGTTTGCTATGGAATTTGTTCATATGATGCAATTGAAAAAGTTGACGGCAATTATGTAGTTAATGATGAAAATTGTACTTATTGTGGAGCATGTAAGAATGCATGTCCTGCAAGGGCATTTTTATTCGAGAGAAATTTTAAAGATTCAATAGAGGGTATTTAA
- a CDS encoding energy-converting hydrogenase B subunit J, with translation MLSLGPIIFGLILGLVIGSQIKLNVNDTHFTLGSFLIIIIAGIIVAWQSGNYPFYTDLPISTAFLSALIGIFVGKLIFARSK, from the coding sequence ATGTTATCTCTTGGACCAATAATATTTGGATTGATATTAGGTTTGGTTATAGGTTCACAGATTAAACTTAATGTTAATGATACTCATTTCACTCTTGGGTCATTTTTAATAATAATTATTGCAGGAATTATTGTGGCATGGCAATCTGGTAACTATCCGTTTTATACAGATTTACCGATTTCCACTGCATTTTTATCTGCTTTAATAGGAATTTTTGTAGGCAAACTAATATTTGCAAGGAGTAAATAA
- a CDS encoding MnhB domain-containing protein, translating into MSQGSVILKLISLPISIILICLGVMTILGGHITPGGGFQGGAMIASGIILSILVYGLGNSPLELSHLYIEVLESVGALGFIIFGLIGLFVGGFFLYNVGTDLLNVVPQAIQAAFHYPDVTNAGIIPYLNIFVGLKVFVGLSSIVIAFAGFKKLVEEGE; encoded by the coding sequence ATGAGTCAAGGTAGTGTGATTTTAAAACTTATATCCTTGCCAATATCAATTATATTGATTTGTTTAGGTGTAATGACCATTCTTGGAGGTCACATCACTCCGGGTGGAGGTTTCCAAGGTGGTGCAATGATAGCGAGTGGTATAATATTATCTATTCTTGTTTATGGATTAGGTAATTCTCCATTGGAATTGTCACATTTATATATTGAAGTCTTAGAATCTGTTGGAGCATTAGGTTTCATCATATTCGGTTTGATCGGTTTGTTTGTTGGAGGATTTTTCCTATACAATGTGGGAACTGATTTATTGAATGTTGTTCCTCAAGCAATTCAAGCTGCATTCCACTATCCTGATGTTACAAATGCAGGAATAATTCCATACCTTAACATATTTGTAGGTTTAAAGGTATTCGTGGGATTGTCTTCAATTGTTATTGCATTTGCAGGTTTTAAGAAACTTGTTGAGGAGGGTGAATAA
- a CDS encoding hydrogen gas-evolving membrane-bound hydrogenase subunit E, protein MSNTTIRNLLAAVLTAVFSITLLDAIFNISSMINPGVSNIYNALGTQIAPNMVTVVIFDFRAYDTLGESIILLTAGLVVLLIFGRGLLGDKR, encoded by the coding sequence TTGTCTAACACTACAATTCGCAATTTGCTTGCAGCAGTTTTAACAGCAGTATTTTCTATTACTTTGCTTGATGCGATATTTAATATAAGTAGCATGATTAATCCTGGTGTAAGTAATATTTATAATGCTTTAGGAACTCAAATTGCTCCAAACATGGTTACTGTTGTAATCTTTGATTTTAGAGCATACGATACTTTAGGTGAATCAATTATATTGTTAACTGCTGGATTAGTGGTTTTATTAATATTCGGCAGAGGATTATTGGGGGATAAAAGATGA
- a CDS encoding hydrogenase, protein MKLYDQIFDVVKQFKKLFSPGPVTNADVSGSITAEIFLIVSLVLAAILLRHVSVLLAGLVTLILAIVLISNIPLIPKFKIEQEDSLEKMLFYAVVTLALIVTFMYWGGNLV, encoded by the coding sequence ATGAAATTGTATGATCAAATATTTGATGTTGTAAAACAATTCAAGAAATTATTCTCACCGGGACCTGTAACCAATGCAGATGTTTCAGGAAGCATTACAGCTGAAATATTTTTAATAGTGTCATTGGTGTTGGCTGCAATACTTTTAAGACATGTGAGCGTTTTGCTTGCAGGATTGGTGACATTGATACTCGCAATTGTTCTTATTTCAAATATTCCACTTATTCCTAAATTCAAAATAGAACAGGAAGATTCTTTAGAGAAAATGTTATTTTATGCAGTTGTAACTCTTGCTTTAATTGTAACATTCATGTACTGGGGTGGTAACCTTGTCTAA
- the ehbF gene encoding energy conserving hydrogenase EhbF, translating to MNELIPLMVIVPLMAALLISAFSKFNKVTKIFAFVVAICLPLIPILSNYGLHYFGGYEPMLDNVTGIMYHPAITYSFTFLQQIFIGAIGLLTFLVVFIYLTKYKKVSGPYLFLLFLGTAAVTAMILTDDIFHMFVFFEILALAQVGIVAASSIDYSYEMALKYMILGSIGSPMMLLGIGFLLALTGSVNVTDIATAVHMGLVDATSPVFLLSLGLIFFGWLYASGLPPFHTIKSGVYSKAEPHGAALLQSFTVISMISIVLIMFRIYSSLPIFEVLIIFFSILAMILGVSLALTQTDFRRMIGFLAVGELGFIGLGIGLGTNFSITAGLFQALNEIVITALLFIGFGAIVNATNEVDTRKLGGLLAYHPKVGIMLLIAGLAMAGVPPLSGFQSKLMLVQASLNCGFPEISILAIMVSIATFVVFVKTYYAMFLKPKPNELELENKDVPRAMIFAMGILLIIVVLLGIFPDIVTNGISNFVGGIL from the coding sequence ATGAATGAATTAATTCCACTTATGGTTATTGTTCCTCTCATGGCAGCATTATTGATTAGTGCCTTTTCAAAATTCAATAAGGTTACAAAAATATTTGCTTTTGTTGTAGCAATATGCCTGCCGTTGATTCCAATATTGTCTAATTATGGTCTACACTACTTCGGCGGTTATGAGCCAATGTTGGATAATGTAACAGGAATAATGTATCATCCGGCAATTACCTACTCATTTACATTCTTGCAACAAATATTTATAGGGGCAATTGGACTTTTAACATTCCTAGTTGTATTCATTTACCTAACTAAATACAAAAAAGTCTCAGGACCATATTTGTTCCTGTTGTTCTTGGGTACTGCGGCTGTAACAGCAATGATTTTAACTGATGATATATTCCACATGTTTGTGTTCTTTGAAATTCTAGCGCTAGCACAAGTGGGAATAGTTGCAGCGTCTTCAATAGATTACAGTTATGAAATGGCATTGAAATATATGATTTTAGGATCAATCGGTTCTCCGATGATGCTTTTGGGAATCGGATTCCTACTTGCATTAACTGGTAGTGTAAATGTTACAGATATAGCTACAGCTGTGCATATGGGTTTAGTTGACGCTACATCTCCAGTATTTTTATTATCACTCGGTTTAATATTCTTTGGTTGGTTATATGCATCTGGTTTACCACCATTCCATACTATAAAATCTGGAGTTTACTCAAAAGCTGAACCTCATGGAGCAGCACTCTTGCAATCATTTACAGTTATTTCAATGATTTCAATCGTATTAATAATGTTTAGAATTTACTCCTCACTTCCAATCTTCGAAGTTCTCATAATATTCTTCTCTATCTTGGCTATGATATTGGGTGTCTCTCTTGCATTAACCCAAACTGACTTTAGAAGAATGATTGGATTTTTAGCAGTAGGGGAATTAGGTTTCATAGGATTAGGTATTGGGCTTGGAACAAACTTTTCAATTACAGCAGGACTTTTCCAAGCATTGAATGAAATCGTAATTACCGCATTATTATTCATAGGATTTGGTGCAATAGTAAATGCAACAAATGAGGTAGATACAAGAAAATTAGGTGGACTTTTAGCATACCATCCAAAAGTTGGTATAATGCTTTTAATTGCAGGTCTTGCAATGGCAGGAGTTCCTCCTTTAAGTGGTTTCCAATCCAAATTAATGCTTGTTCAAGCATCACTTAATTGTGGATTCCCAGAAATATCTATTTTAGCTATTATGGTCAGTATAGCTACATTTGTAGTGTTTGTAAAAACATATTATGCAATGTTTTTAAAACCAAAACCAAATGAGTTGGAATTGGAAAATAAAGATGTTCCAAGAGCAATGATTTTTGCTATGGGAATATTGTTAATAATTGTTGTATTATTAGGTATCTTCCCAGATATAGTTACAAACGGAATTTCTAACTTTGTTGGAGGGATATTATGA